A window of the Entelurus aequoreus isolate RoL-2023_Sb linkage group LG28, RoL_Eaeq_v1.1, whole genome shotgun sequence genome harbors these coding sequences:
- the atp1b4 gene encoding protein ATP1B4, whose translation MEPSSTEGGGEETPLPKSPPPKVLLKHGQELEEEQEELAEHRPLEQEDLNFERWKRRPLPRRTLHQKIGDLKTYLWNAETKEFMGRSGKSWSLILLFYAALYVFLAAMFGGCLFCLMWSISPYHPTYNDRVMPPGMTMAPHSEGHDIAFNASDRKSWKKYARSMDEYLKHYNDGTQERKNIRCTHNRYFMQEDLEEDAERKACQFKRSWLGDCSGLQDPHYGFSQGRPCVLLRMNRILGYLPGQGKPINVTCGVKKGPPEALGEVKFFPKNIFDLKYYPYYGKLRHVNYSAPVVAVRFASVQYGAHIQVQCKLNGKGIVNDSPTDRHLGSVTFSLEVGA comes from the exons ATGGAGCCCAGTTCCACAGAGGGAGGAGGTGAGGAGACCCCGCTCCCTAAAAGTCCc CCTCCCAAGGTGCTCCTCAAGCACGGCCAGGAGCTggaggaggagcaggaggagcTGGCCGAGCACCGGCCTCTGGAGCAGGAGGACCTCAACTTCGAGCGCTGGAAGCGCCGGCCCCTGCCCCGCCGGACGCTGCACCAGAAGATCGGGGACCTGAAGACGTACCTGTGGAACGCCGAGACCAAGGAGTTCATGGGCCGCTCGGGGAAGAGCTGGA GCCTCATCCTTCTCTTCTACGCCGCACTTTACGTCTTCCTGGCGGCCATGTTTGGCGGCTGTTTGTTCTGCCTCATGTGGTCCATCAGTCCCtaccatcccacctacaacgacAGAGTGATGCCACCAG GTATGACCATGGCGCCACACTCGGAAGGCCACGATATCGCCTTCAACGCCTCCGACCGCAAATCGTGGAAGAAGTACGCCAGATCGATGGATGAATATCTAAAAC ATTACAACGACGGCACGCAGGAGAGGAAGAATATCCGCTGCACGCACAACAGGTACTTCATGCAGGAGGACTTGGAGGAGGACGCCGAGAGGAAAGCGTGCCAGTTCAAGAGGTCCTGGCTGGGGGACTGCTCGGGCCTGCAGGACCCCCATTATGGTTTCTCGCAGGGGAGGCCGTGTGTCCTCCTGCGAATGAACCGG ATTCTCGGATACCTGCCTGGCCAAGGGAAACCAATTAATGTGACTTGTGGAGTGAAG AAAGGACCACCAGAGGCTTTGGGAGAGGTCAAGTTTTTCCCCAAGAATATTTTTGACCTGAAGTACTACCCTTACTATGGGAAACTCAGACAT GTGAACTACTCGGCCCCGGTGGTGGCAGTGCGCTTCGCTAGTGTGCAGTACGGCGCTCACATCCAAGTGCAGTGCAAACTCAACGGCAAGGGCATCGTCAACGACTCGCCCACCGACCGCCACCTCGGCAGTGTCACCTTCTCCCTGGAGGTGGGCGCCTAA